A window of the Brassica oleracea var. oleracea cultivar TO1000 chromosome C1, BOL, whole genome shotgun sequence genome harbors these coding sequences:
- the LOC106335630 gene encoding ATP-dependent DNA helicase pif1-like, whose product MQRRRLEFESLNLTDEEVQQYVLLELQKLLNDHDKSLADFPDMPLPEKNTLSNVKNSMIQEEKNYNADEENKTHSELFSKLNSEQLSVYEAVMDSVINCKGKLFFLYGPGGTGKTYVYRTLISKLRSEKRIVLPVASSGIAATLMPGGRTAHSRFKIPIDIHENSMCEIKVNTNLAELIQEASLIIWDEAPMAHRFTFEALDRTLKDIMSNVDPTASDKPFGGKTVLLGGDFRQVLPVIPQGSRQDTVLASLNRSFVWDNCNIAILSKNMRVNQEEKEFAEWILKVGNGEAKAAPSSQQEIMDLDNIEIDRSLLLSKREKPLEQVQQATFPDLQSSFKDRDYLRVRAILTPRNETVDEINDFFLSKISGDIKQYLSADTIANGENKKNLSSDTNGKGEKDQVGVNLLYTTEYLNELKCSGLPNHRLDLKNNVPVILLRNINQKQGLCNGTRMMITRLGERVLEAEILIGKNIGKQILIPRINMTTSDTNCPYQMRRRQFPVRLCYGMTINKSQGQSLENVGIYLPKPVFSHGQLYVALSRVTSKKGLNIWSEGSTKGTTTTIKNVVYKEIFNNL is encoded by the coding sequence ATGCAACGAAGAAGATTAGAGTTTGAAAGCTTGAATTTAACAGATGAAGAAGTTCAACAATATGTTCTACTTGAACTCCAAAAGCTCCTAAACGATCACGATAAGTCATTGGCAGACTTTCCAGACATGCCATTGCCGGAGAAAAATACCCTCAGCAATGTCAAAAATTCTATGATCCAAGAAGAGAAAAACTACAACGCAGACGAAGAAAACAAAACTCATTCGGAGTTGTTTTCAAAACTCAACTCAGAACAGCTATCGGTTTATGAAGCAGTAATGGATTCGGTCATCAACTGCAAAGGAAAACTTTTCTTTCTCTATGGACCAGGTGGGACAGGAAAAACCTACGTTTATAGGACACTGATTTCAAAACTACGTTCAGAGAAACGAATAGTATTACCGGTCGCATCGTCTGGAATAGCTGCAACACTTATGCCCGGAGGCAGAACCGCTCATTCACGATTCAAAATTCCTATTGATATTCATGAAAATTCAATGTGTGAAATCAAAGTGAACACAAATCTAGCAGAGCTGATTCAAGAAGCATCCCTCATTATATGGGATGAAGCACCAATGGCGCATCGTTTCACATTTGAAGCATTGGATAGAACCCTAAAGGATATCATGAGTAACGTTGATCCTACTGCTTCTGATAAACCCTTTGGAGGGAAAACAGTACTGTTAGGGGGAGATTTCCGACAGGTTTTACCAGTCATTCCACAAGGGAGCAGACAGGATACAGTTCTAGCATCCCTGAATAGATCATTTGTATGGGACAATTGCAACATAGCCATCCTCTCCAAAAACATGAGGGTGAATCAAGAAGAAAAAGAGTTTGCTGAATGGATATTGAAAGTTGGAAACGGAGAAGCTAAAGCAGCGCCATCCTCTCAACAAGAAATTATGGATTTAGACAACATAGAGATCGACAGATCACTACTGTTATCTAAAAGAGAAAAACCCTTGGAACAAGTACAACAAGCAACTTTTCCAGATCTCCAAAGTTCATTTAAAGACCGAGATTATTTACGAGTTCGTGCCATCCTCACCCCGAGGAATGAAACAGTGGATGAGATCAATGATTTCTTCTTATCAAAAATCTCAGGAGACATCAAACAGTATCTCAGTGCTGACACGATTGCAAATGGTGAAAACAAAAAGAATCTCAGCAGTGACACAAATGGAAAGGGTGAAAAGGATCAGGTGGGAGTCAACCTCCTATACACAACCGAGTATCTAAACGAACTTAAGTGTTCAGGATTACCAAATCATCGTCTCGACTTGAAGAATAACGTACCGGTCATACTTCTGAGAAACATAAACCAGAAACAAGGTTTGTGTAATGGTACAAGAATGATGATTACTCGTTTGGGGGAAAGAGTTCTAGAAGCAGAGATTCTGATTGGAAAAAACATTGGCAAGCAAATCCTAATACCAAGGATCAACATGACAACATCAGACACCAATTGTCCTTATCAGATGAGAAGAAGACAATTTCCAGTAAGACTTTGTTATGGAATGACAATAAACAAAAGTCAAGGACAAAGCTTGGAAAATGTTGGAATCTATCTACCAAAACCTGTTTTCAGTCATGGGCAACTCTATGTTGCTTTATCCCGAGTCACCTCCAAAAAGGGCTTAAACATTTGGAGTGAAGGATCGACAAAAGGAACAACAACCACAATTAAGAACGTTGTTTACAAAGAGATCTTCAACAATCTCTGA
- the LOC106335640 gene encoding F-box protein At2g35280-like, producing the protein MSLPDLPDDVLAIILGKVGESSYEDYAGCMLSCKTFQRLSKYPEVLQKLDLTKAFPPPWERIPNASNILYECAQFRNVHAIFLCGLIDYYFAKPRITGINHLKSAADAGHCEAMYLYGMALINEKQLAEGAKYIKMLWTKRGFEAVWQCLENCSRVVQEMSIREYRGYEMLVSQIEVGDEGVVGQFEEVGDEWLIYNEILCFIDYI; encoded by the coding sequence ATGAGTTTACCGGATTTACCCGACGATGTGCTAGCTATCATTCTTGGAAAAGTTGGTGAATCGTCTTATGAAGATTACGCTGGATGCATGCTCTCGTGTAAAACCTTCCAAAGGCTCTCCAAATATCCTGAAGTTTTACAGAAGCTGGATCTGACCAAGGCCTTCCCACCTCCATGGGAGAGGATTCCAAATGCTTCCAACATACTATATGAATGTGCACAGTTTAGAAATGTGCATGCTATATTCTTGTGTGGTCTTATAGATTACTATTTTGCTAAACCAAGAATTACTGGAATTAATCACCTTAAATCAGCGGCAGATGCCGGACATTGCGAAGCTATGTATCTTTATGGTATGGCTTTGATTAATGAAAAGCAGTTGGCAGAAGGCGCTAAATATATCAAGATGCTTTGGACAAAGAGAGGGTTTGAAGCTGTTTGGCAATGCCTTGAAAATTGCAGTCGAGTTGTCCAAGAGATGAGTATAAGGGAATACCGTGGTTATGAGATGCTGGTCTCTCAAATTGAGGTTGGTGATGAGGGCGTTGTTGGACAGTTCGAAGAAGTAGGTGACGAGTGGTTAATCTACAACGAAATATTATGTTTCATTGATTATATATGA
- the LOC106301804 gene encoding uncharacterized protein LOC106301804, translated as MDGVDLIRVLLELISALRLRRPVLVGSESCLKYIAPSLYKTAITVAHTLISTVTTYLLSTSEETPIFKDWINGLQTLYRPQDCVCPMVFTRGRTKTDIKSEICIDEIISHRYSGISETVFTGSLQISKTGDGVVRLMEGNT; from the exons ATGGATGGTGTTGATTTGATTAGGGTTTTGTTGGAATTGATCTCTGCTCTACGCCTGCGACGACCAG TACTTGTTGGATCCGAAAGTTGCTTGAAGTATATTGCTCCTTCCCTGTACAAGACTGCAATCACAGTGGCTCATACATTGATCTCTACGGTTACTACATATCTACTTTCCACCTCGGAAGAGACTCCCATTTTCAAAGATTGG ATCAATGGTTTGCAAACCCTGTACCGCCCACAAGATTGCGTCTGTCCTATGGTTTTTACTCGAGGAAG GACCAAAACTGACATAAAAAGTGAAATATGCATTGATGAGATAATAAGCCATCGATACAGTGGGATATCAGAAACAGTCTTTACTGGATCTTTGCAAATTTCTAAAACTGGCGATGGTGTAGTTCGCTTGATGGAAGGAAATACATAA